A window of the Oscillospiraceae bacterium NTUH-002-81 genome harbors these coding sequences:
- a CDS encoding ribose ABC transporter permease, producing the protein MDKFKKFKNSFSVGGALIGLIVLFIVFSILSPAFLKLYNITNILRQSSINLILTVGMTFIILTGGIDLAVGGIQALVGTLVAGMLVNGLGLVPAFILGLLVGAVFGALAGALVAYGKVPAFITTMATCMIARAIAFLYSGGYPITGLPSSFSYIGTGMVGGIPVPVIIAVIVVIFGFFILKKTILGRYIYAIGGNEQAVAFSGENVKARKVIIYTLSGVLTAIAGCILIARMNSGQPSAADGAETDIIAAVVIGGTSLSGGTGGLFGSVIGCLLITVLRNGLTLLDVNTYIQSIILGSVILGAVLLDMKKKDK; encoded by the coding sequence ATGGATAAATTTAAAAAATTTAAAAATTCATTTTCTGTAGGCGGGGCGTTGATAGGGCTTATTGTTTTGTTTATTGTATTTTCAATTTTGTCACCTGCTTTTTTAAAACTTTACAACATTACAAATATTTTAAGACAGAGTTCTATCAATCTAATTCTTACGGTCGGAATGACCTTTATTATTCTTACAGGCGGTATTGATTTGGCAGTCGGTGGTATTCAGGCCTTAGTAGGAACATTGGTGGCAGGAATGCTGGTAAATGGTTTGGGTTTGGTTCCAGCGTTCATTTTAGGACTCCTTGTAGGGGCCGTATTTGGAGCGTTGGCGGGAGCACTGGTTGCGTATGGAAAAGTCCCGGCATTTATTACTACCATGGCTACCTGTATGATAGCAAGAGCAATTGCATTCCTGTATAGCGGTGGTTATCCAATTACTGGTTTGCCAAGTTCATTTTCTTATATTGGGACAGGCATGGTTGGAGGCATTCCGGTGCCAGTTATCATCGCAGTTATTGTTGTTATATTTGGATTCTTTATTTTAAAGAAAACGATTCTTGGCAGATATATTTATGCAATTGGAGGAAATGAGCAGGCGGTTGCATTCTCTGGGGAGAATGTTAAAGCGCGTAAGGTAATCATTTACACATTATCGGGGGTACTTACAGCAATTGCGGGGTGTATTTTGATTGCTCGAATGAATTCCGGACAGCCGAGTGCAGCAGATGGAGCTGAGACGGATATTATTGCTGCTGTGGTTATTGGCGGAACAAGTTTGAGTGGAGGAACCGGTGGATTATTTGGATCTGTGATAGGGTGTTTACTGATTACGGTTTTAAGAAATGGATTGACCCTTCTTGATGTTAATACTTATATTCAGAGTATTATTCTTGGAAGTGTTATTCTGGGAGCTGTTTTGCTTGATATGAAGAAAAAAGATAAATAA
- a CDS encoding DeoR/GlpR family DNA-binding transcription regulator produces MFTKDRRKAIQELLMENRQINVSRLSTQFGVSEVTIRKDLEYLESIGFLIRTHGGAVLKDAASPTGFSINTGSRYTENISKIAASLVNDGDVIYLGSDVFGTSIAPLLSEKHQLTVVTNNMLAAVILADYPHIQTIIPGGILTKEDSCSYTSGNDVTAYLSKLVYDKTIIGVDVINKTRGFLMRNSDRCAIYKTVLSNTSQKIICVNEDAFDKNALFQLAPLDQVDLVVSSGNLPEEYIEYFINNSIRVYSSYDLESIH; encoded by the coding sequence ATGTTTACAAAAGACCGTAGAAAAGCCATTCAAGAATTATTAATGGAAAATCGGCAAATTAATGTTTCAAGACTCAGTACACAGTTCGGAGTTTCAGAAGTTACGATTCGAAAGGATCTTGAATATCTAGAAAGTATCGGATTTCTGATTCGTACCCATGGGGGCGCTGTTTTAAAAGATGCCGCTTCACCTACAGGTTTTTCCATTAATACAGGCTCTCGCTATACTGAAAATATTAGTAAAATTGCAGCTTCCCTGGTAAATGATGGCGATGTCATTTATCTTGGTTCAGATGTTTTTGGGACATCCATTGCCCCGCTTCTTTCGGAAAAGCACCAGCTGACCGTGGTAACCAACAACATGCTTGCCGCTGTAATACTGGCCGATTATCCTCACATTCAAACAATTATTCCCGGTGGAATTCTTACCAAAGAAGACTCCTGCAGTTATACTTCCGGCAACGATGTAACTGCTTATTTATCCAAGCTGGTCTATGATAAAACAATCATTGGCGTGGATGTTATCAATAAAACGCGTGGTTTTCTTATGCGTAATTCTGATAGGTGTGCAATTTATAAAACGGTTCTGTCCAATACAAGTCAAAAAATTATATGTGTCAATGAAGATGCTTTTGATAAAAATGCACTCTTCCAGTTAGCTCCACTGGATCAAGTCGATTTAGTTGTGTCCAGCGGAAATCTTCCGGAAGAATATATTGAATATTTCATTAATAATTCCATTCGTGTATATTCTTCCTACGATTTAGAATCCATTCACTGA
- a CDS encoding lysophospholipid acyltransferase family protein yields the protein MKRIILMVIRLLYIAPYWFIKLLHMAGSDQYSWKEKYDFLRLITVHANRAGRVVIDTHGIENLPEKDGYIMYPNHQGMFDALAIIEGNPHPFSIVMKKEVKDVFFLKQVFQMVGAIPIDREDIRQSMQVILQVAKEVSEGRNFIIFPEGTRSKMGNKVQTFKGGSFKSAMRAKAPIVPVALIDSYVPFDRNTIRKTTVQVHYLKPMYYEEYKDMKSTEIAAEVQHRIEEVIAANSKEN from the coding sequence ATGAAAAGAATCATTCTCATGGTGATCCGGCTTCTGTATATTGCACCCTACTGGTTTATCAAGCTGCTCCATATGGCCGGGTCTGACCAATACAGCTGGAAAGAAAAATATGATTTTCTGCGGCTGATCACCGTTCATGCCAACCGGGCCGGCAGAGTGGTCATTGATACCCATGGCATTGAAAATCTGCCGGAAAAGGATGGATATATCATGTACCCTAACCATCAGGGCATGTTTGATGCACTGGCCATCATCGAGGGCAACCCGCATCCTTTTTCTATTGTGATGAAAAAAGAAGTAAAGGATGTCTTTTTCCTGAAACAGGTCTTTCAGATGGTAGGTGCCATCCCCATAGACCGGGAAGACATCCGCCAGTCCATGCAGGTCATCCTCCAGGTGGCCAAAGAAGTATCCGAGGGGCGGAACTTCATCATCTTCCCCGAGGGGACAAGAAGCAAGATGGGAAATAAAGTGCAGACCTTCAAGGGAGGCAGCTTCAAAAGCGCCATGCGTGCCAAAGCGCCCATCGTTCCTGTGGCGCTCATTGATTCCTATGTACCCTTCGACCGGAATACCATCCGGAAGACCACCGTGCAGGTACATTATCTGAAGCCCATGTATTATGAAGAGTATAAAGATATGAAATCCACGGAAATTGCGGCGGAGGTACAGCATCGGATCGAAGAAGTAATCGCGGCAAACAGCAAAGAAAATTAA
- a CDS encoding fumarate hydratase → MIRAVHVDNLTKNIKEMCIEVNHVLSADMKEALDTSVQTEKSPLGRQILCQLQENLEIAGKDRIPICQDTGMAIVFLEVGQDVHFEGGSVEDAINEGVRQGYVEGYLRKSVVKDPLIRENTKDNTPAVIHTSIVPGDQVKITVTPKGFGSENMSKIFMLKPADGIEGVKEAVISAVRDAGPNACPPVVVGVGIGGTFEKCAIMAKHALTREWGVHSDIPYVKEMEEELLTKINKLGIGPGGLGGTTTAFAVNIETYPTHIAGLPVAVSICCHVNRHMTRVI, encoded by the coding sequence ATGATTCGTGCGGTTCATGTGGATAACCTTACCAAAAACATCAAGGAAATGTGTATAGAAGTCAATCATGTGCTCTCAGCAGATATGAAGGAGGCACTGGATACGTCCGTGCAGACAGAGAAATCCCCGCTGGGCAGACAGATTCTCTGCCAGCTGCAGGAGAATCTGGAAATCGCAGGAAAGGATCGGATTCCCATCTGTCAGGATACGGGCATGGCCATCGTTTTCCTGGAAGTGGGTCAGGATGTGCATTTTGAGGGCGGTTCTGTGGAGGATGCCATCAATGAGGGCGTCCGGCAGGGCTATGTGGAGGGATATCTCCGCAAATCTGTCGTGAAGGATCCTCTGATTCGGGAAAATACAAAGGACAACACCCCGGCAGTCATCCATACGTCCATCGTGCCCGGCGATCAGGTGAAAATCACCGTGACACCCAAGGGCTTCGGCAGTGAAAATATGAGCAAGATCTTTATGCTGAAACCGGCAGACGGCATCGAAGGCGTCAAAGAAGCGGTCATTTCCGCTGTCCGGGATGCAGGCCCCAACGCCTGTCCCCCGGTGGTGGTCGGCGTCGGCATCGGCGGTACCTTTGAAAAATGTGCTATCATGGCAAAACACGCACTGACGAGGGAGTGGGGCGTTCATTCCGATATTCCTTATGTGAAAGAGATGGAGGAAGAGCTCCTGACAAAAATCAACAAGCTGGGCATCGGCCCCGGCGGTCTTGGCGGAACGACCACGGCATTTGCGGTGAACATAGAGACATACCCGACCCACATTGCCGGACTTCCGGTGGCAGTCAGCATTTGCTGCCATGTGAACCGGCATATGACGAGAGTGATCTAA
- a CDS encoding ATP-binding cassette domain-containing protein — protein MDLTQGEILGIWGVNASAKTTLIKVLSGIVSVDTGIFYIENVPYSSISCQKGTFLGISAILGDEQLAFNMSAGDNIYLGSFQPKAFYTPWYHQKALEKEANKHLQHYQCSIDLNAKLQTLTVAERYIILIMRAVVRSAKVLLIDDCLSEMDRKEQQEFIRLLKQLSSEGFAILIASQNIIQLTQVCDSIQIIQDGYLSSKYHTKDENTYLTDVMKNRVLFPKMHLTKGDIIYQCSQLSYGNALKNISLEIHEGEIIGIIGASGSGKSTLAKVIAGHLHNTSGTTRINHRTVKIRNKSDARRHGIALISNTVDNNNLVPDMNLSDNILLGNYRQSSHRFLPFVISSTKETLISINLQDNLEMELSKSEQVKHLSNGTQKKIAFSRSIMSGAQLLLLDEPSVSIDNIGKVQIYNIINNLLLSKKAIILFSSNVLEVINMCERILILKDGEIVDEIISQETTADDLYKMIYTVN, from the coding sequence GTGGATCTCACCCAAGGAGAAATACTGGGAATTTGGGGTGTTAATGCCTCTGCAAAAACCACTTTAATCAAAGTACTCTCCGGAATCGTCAGCGTAGATACCGGAATTTTCTATATTGAAAATGTGCCTTATTCCTCAATAAGCTGTCAAAAGGGAACATTTCTTGGTATTTCAGCAATCCTGGGAGATGAACAGCTCGCTTTCAATATGTCCGCAGGCGATAATATTTATCTCGGTTCTTTTCAGCCAAAAGCCTTTTATACTCCTTGGTATCATCAAAAGGCTTTGGAAAAAGAAGCAAATAAACATTTGCAGCATTATCAGTGTTCCATCGATTTAAATGCCAAATTACAAACGCTCACAGTTGCAGAACGTTATATTATTCTCATTATGCGTGCGGTTGTACGCTCTGCAAAAGTTCTTCTGATTGATGATTGTCTTTCAGAAATGGATCGAAAAGAACAGCAGGAATTTATCCGACTATTGAAACAATTGTCCTCCGAAGGTTTTGCAATTCTAATTGCATCTCAAAACATTATACAACTGACCCAAGTTTGCGATTCCATTCAAATCATCCAAGATGGCTACCTTTCATCGAAGTATCACACAAAAGATGAAAACACCTATTTAACGGATGTTATGAAAAACCGTGTTCTTTTTCCCAAAATGCATCTAACAAAAGGAGATATCATCTATCAGTGCAGTCAATTATCTTATGGAAATGCTCTGAAAAATATCTCTTTGGAAATTCATGAAGGAGAAATTATCGGAATCATTGGTGCATCAGGTTCCGGGAAAAGCACGCTTGCCAAAGTAATTGCCGGACATTTACACAACACATCGGGTACAACCCGTATCAACCACCGAACTGTGAAGATTCGTAACAAATCTGATGCCCGCCGCCATGGAATAGCTCTGATTTCCAACACGGTAGATAATAATAACCTGGTTCCTGACATGAACCTATCTGATAATATTTTACTAGGTAATTACAGACAGAGTTCTCATCGTTTCCTGCCATTTGTAATTTCTTCTACAAAAGAAACCTTGATTTCTATTAACCTTCAAGACAATCTGGAAATGGAACTTAGTAAAAGTGAACAAGTAAAACATCTCAGTAATGGCACACAGAAAAAAATTGCTTTCTCTCGTTCTATCATGTCAGGTGCTCAACTGCTTCTGCTGGATGAACCATCTGTCAGCATCGACAATATAGGAAAAGTACAGATTTATAACATCATAAACAATTTACTTCTGAGCAAAAAAGCAATTATTCTCTTCTCGTCCAATGTTTTGGAAGTAATCAACATGTGTGAACGAATCCTCATTCTTAAGGACGGGGAAATCGTCGACGAAATCATTTCTCAGGAAACGACGGCTGATGACCTCTACAAAATGATCTATACGGTAAACTAA
- a CDS encoding YbaK/EbsC family protein — protein sequence MSVQIVRDYLKQWNYEDKIQEFDESSATVELAAHAVGVIPAQIAKTLSFKVDDVCVLIVAAGDAKIDNHKYKQYFHTKAKMLTPEEVIDFTGHAIGGVCPFAVDRSWVKVYLDVSMKRFDIMYPAAGSSSSAVKLTIPELETCSGYEEWIDVCKGWQEETA from the coding sequence ATGTCAGTACAGATTGTGAGAGACTATTTAAAGCAGTGGAACTATGAAGATAAAATTCAGGAGTTTGATGAGTCCAGCGCTACGGTGGAGCTGGCGGCCCATGCGGTGGGTGTCATCCCGGCGCAGATTGCCAAGACCCTGTCCTTCAAGGTGGATGATGTCTGTGTGCTCATCGTGGCAGCAGGGGACGCCAAGATCGACAATCACAAATATAAGCAGTATTTTCATACGAAAGCCAAAATGCTGACACCGGAGGAAGTCATTGATTTTACAGGACATGCCATCGGCGGCGTGTGCCCCTTTGCAGTGGACCGTTCCTGGGTAAAGGTATACCTGGATGTTTCCATGAAGCGGTTCGATATCATGTACCCGGCAGCGGGAAGCAGCAGCAGTGCGGTAAAACTCACCATCCCGGAGCTGGAGACCTGTTCCGGCTATGAGGAATGGATCGACGTGTGCAAGGGCTGGCAGGAAGAGACAGCGTAA
- a CDS encoding FAD-binding protein, whose product MGGVTIDSDAHVLDKEGRIIPGLYAAGEITGGIHGSNRLGGNAITDIIVFGLQAAKSMVKDTIG is encoded by the coding sequence ATGGGCGGCGTGACGATTGATTCGGATGCGCATGTATTGGACAAGGAAGGCCGCATTATTCCAGGGCTTTATGCAGCCGGTGAGATTACAGGAGGGATACATGGCAGTAACCGGCTGGGTGGCAATGCAATTACAGATATTATCGTATTTGGGTTACAGGCCGCGAAAAGTATGGTAAAAGATACGATTGGCTGA
- a CDS encoding Fe-S-containing hydro-lyase encodes MDRQIQAPLDPQEIRTLRAGDYVKITGTIYTARDAAHKRMKETLDRGEALPFSLENNVIYYMGPSPAREGRPIGSAGPTTASRMDKYAPELLDLGLKGMIGKGKRTVQVKEAIVRNGAVYFAAVGGAGALLSKKILSSEVIAYEDLGAEAIRKLEVKDFPVIVVIDSEGNNLYETAIEQYREI; translated from the coding sequence ATGGACAGACAGATACAGGCCCCGCTGGATCCACAGGAGATTCGAACACTGAGAGCGGGCGATTATGTAAAAATTACAGGCACAATCTATACGGCAAGAGATGCCGCTCACAAACGGATGAAAGAGACACTGGACAGGGGAGAGGCATTGCCCTTTTCTCTGGAAAATAATGTGATTTATTATATGGGGCCTTCCCCGGCAAGAGAGGGACGACCCATCGGTTCCGCAGGCCCTACCACGGCCAGCCGCATGGACAAATACGCGCCGGAGCTTCTGGATCTGGGCTTAAAAGGCATGATCGGCAAAGGCAAGCGGACGGTACAGGTAAAAGAGGCCATCGTCCGCAACGGCGCCGTTTATTTTGCCGCTGTCGGCGGCGCAGGCGCCCTGCTTTCTAAGAAAATCTTATCCTCAGAGGTCATCGCCTATGAGGATCTGGGGGCAGAGGCCATCCGCAAACTGGAAGTGAAGGATTTTCCCGTGATCGTTGTCATTGACAGTGAAGGCAACAATCTCTATGAAACTGCCATCGAACAGTACCGGGAAATCTAA
- a CDS encoding sugar ABC transporter ATP-binding protein, translated as MAEKFLEMKSICKSFGTTQILFNIDFDIECGEVHALVGENGAGKSTLIKVLAGVHKPESGQIYINGQEAKIESPKNAFDYGISTIHQEFNLVEELDVAANIFLGREPYTMKGIIDKKKTYEVTQQLLDRISATISPKDIVKNLSVAEKQMVEICKALSIESKLLIMDEPSAVLSQKEIVKLFEIIKSLQNQGISIIYISHRLDELPVIANRCSVMRDGHMVGQLNKEELQKNRITTMMIGRELKNQFPAVDKNITDVVLKVEDLNEEGVLKDISFEVRAGEILGFSGLVGSGRTEIMRAILGVDKKTSGKIYLNNQEIEFKSTIDAKRKGVVMVPEERKLHGLVLTMSVEDNIGLPYYNTMSKAGVLRFRQMEKQTDNLIEDFNIRPNRKDILTGNMSGGNQQKVVIAKWSYQPQKVLILDEPTRGVDVGAKAEIYRIIQNIAKQGVEIIMISSDLPEILGISDRILVMREGKISGEITNKEMFTEEEVMKYAF; from the coding sequence GTGGCAGAAAAGTTTCTTGAAATGAAGTCGATATGCAAATCATTCGGAACAACCCAGATCTTATTCAATATTGATTTTGATATTGAATGTGGAGAAGTTCATGCACTGGTTGGTGAGAACGGAGCCGGTAAGTCAACCTTGATCAAGGTACTTGCAGGGGTACATAAACCGGAAAGTGGACAGATATATATAAATGGGCAGGAAGCAAAGATAGAGTCTCCAAAGAATGCGTTTGATTATGGAATCAGTACAATTCATCAGGAATTTAATTTGGTCGAGGAATTGGATGTTGCAGCAAATATTTTTCTTGGCAGAGAACCTTATACGATGAAGGGAATTATTGATAAAAAGAAAACATATGAAGTAACACAGCAGTTACTTGATCGAATTTCGGCTACAATCAGTCCTAAAGATATTGTAAAAAATTTGAGTGTTGCTGAAAAACAAATGGTTGAGATTTGCAAGGCACTTTCAATAGAATCTAAACTTTTAATTATGGATGAGCCTTCTGCAGTATTATCACAAAAGGAAATTGTTAAGCTATTTGAAATTATTAAATCGCTGCAGAATCAAGGAATTTCTATCATTTATATTTCTCATCGTCTGGATGAACTTCCGGTTATCGCTAATCGATGTAGTGTTATGAGAGACGGACATATGGTTGGACAATTGAATAAAGAAGAACTTCAGAAAAATCGAATTACAACAATGATGATTGGCCGAGAATTAAAAAATCAATTTCCAGCTGTTGACAAGAACATTACAGACGTTGTTTTGAAAGTGGAAGATTTGAATGAAGAAGGTGTTTTGAAGGATATTTCTTTTGAGGTTAGAGCAGGAGAGATTCTAGGGTTTTCCGGTCTGGTGGGATCTGGAAGAACGGAGATTATGAGAGCGATCTTGGGTGTGGATAAGAAGACGAGTGGTAAGATCTATTTAAATAATCAGGAAATTGAATTCAAATCGACGATAGATGCGAAAAGAAAAGGCGTTGTCATGGTTCCGGAGGAAAGAAAACTTCATGGTTTGGTTCTGACTATGTCTGTGGAGGATAATATTGGCCTTCCGTATTATAACACCATGAGTAAAGCCGGAGTACTGCGTTTCCGGCAGATGGAAAAACAGACAGACAATCTGATTGAGGATTTTAATATCAGACCAAATCGGAAGGATATTCTAACCGGAAACATGAGTGGAGGAAACCAGCAAAAGGTAGTAATTGCCAAATGGTCATATCAGCCGCAGAAGGTTTTAATACTGGATGAGCCGACAAGAGGTGTTGATGTAGGAGCAAAAGCGGAAATTTATCGAATCATACAGAATATTGCAAAACAAGGAGTGGAAATTATTATGATCTCTTCTGACTTGCCGGAAATTCTAGGTATTAGTGATCGTATTCTTGTAATGCGGGAAGGAAAAATCTCCGGTGAAATTACGAATAAGGAGATGTTTACGGAAGAAGAAGTTATGAAATACGCATTCTAA
- a CDS encoding gamma-glutamyl-gamma-aminobutyrate hydrolase family protein, with protein MKEKPVILITAGTEVFQKNRKRLFLYEEYALRIREIGGIPLMIADLDMPEEITALEQLADGLLLSGGGDVDPKWFGETDTQSGAVYDEKRDRMEIGLCRAFAAAKKPVLGICRGIQVINIAFGGTIYQDIEGALHLSHPQGEVHEVQLLPDSFLEKIYGAALLVNSFHHQAIRKLAKGFRVAAVVQPAGLIEAIEHETLPVYGVQWHPERMMGADLPDMRALFEKIFDLQGEKHVSTDCERLFKAVEL; from the coding sequence ATGAAGGAAAAACCTGTCATTCTCATCACTGCCGGTACGGAAGTGTTTCAGAAAAACAGAAAACGGCTGTTTCTCTATGAGGAATACGCCCTGCGCATCCGGGAAATCGGTGGGATTCCGCTGATGATCGCAGACCTGGATATGCCGGAGGAGATCACTGCACTTGAGCAGCTGGCAGATGGCCTTCTCTTAAGTGGCGGCGGGGACGTGGATCCCAAGTGGTTTGGAGAAACGGATACCCAGAGCGGCGCCGTCTATGATGAGAAGAGAGACCGCATGGAGATCGGGCTGTGCCGGGCCTTTGCAGCGGCGAAAAAGCCGGTGCTCGGCATTTGCCGGGGCATCCAGGTCATCAACATTGCCTTTGGCGGTACGATTTATCAGGATATCGAAGGGGCGCTGCATCTTTCTCATCCCCAGGGAGAGGTTCATGAGGTACAGTTGCTGCCGGATTCTTTTTTGGAAAAAATATATGGAGCGGCGTTATTAGTGAACAGCTTTCATCATCAGGCTATTCGAAAACTGGCAAAGGGGTTCCGGGTGGCGGCCGTGGTGCAGCCCGCTGGGCTTATCGAAGCCATCGAGCATGAGACGCTGCCGGTGTATGGCGTGCAGTGGCATCCTGAGCGGATGATGGGAGCAGATCTGCCCGACATGCGGGCACTTTTTGAAAAAATATTTGACTTACAGGGAGAAAAACATGTCAGTACAGATTGTGAGAGACTATTTAAAGCAGTGGAACTATGA